One genomic region from Quercus robur chromosome 4, dhQueRobu3.1, whole genome shotgun sequence encodes:
- the LOC126723237 gene encoding uncharacterized protein LOC126723237 isoform X2, with the protein MLNPHLSISGPHRRLTTPVIEKSWQLLPILFRNSVPARPEEERSSKRVLFDAPPDFVRYLCSIPGFPIRPLENGFVTVSMAAASTLFREFAAMAVFGGKVSRFGIRFLESDRVWDSNVKTYFRKRKRAELDGLVASMAKRRSSSSISGNGENIMIRNMNSLKAILPPSKVELGVLNKETAISPVLLGSSSNFLSTTDLEHKEGKNDVGIEIIMCKEIPGPVNTFKFCNGLFKTETGSNTLKPMQVESITEYIPDLNLAPPISFQDPLLCEEALISDIRFRFQPGYTTTIFQEEDRQCNVSPTVAGKYDIHPCDVSMSQPKEDAEAQVKISRKEGCTNFSAKGDLQNLIPSEKTNVTHDAPVNCLELRNVMDNITSDKDQTVKKVETQATFPIVERCSTQKVLAKSSCRLKGLRKNAVPPEPQVVMESLDHNKVVITPKQQDQCKSGQKFMEKNLKQNRNKNMRDKENMVDATNSITSTLEEKTFPHFESFIIEEEEGSGGYGTVYRARRKNDGKMFAIKCPHANAHKHHVNNELKMLERFGGRNFIIKFEGSFQSGNSNCFVLEHVQHDRPEGVIHRDVKPGNFLFSRKLNKGYLIDFNLAMDLQSKYTIGSKSKSSHNVSIDHVPLPHSKSAPSIKDDKLVRGNFIAAKQGVSVNSKPTHEPNKNMMKRAIGGPLKNYRDLPVGNLFKSQGADGSGITSTKDATSTRTPSTERLREPLPFLGRKELISLVRDAVQSPGSQRERAAAPPDKIDSKIAYLSPMPLQSAGVGLLKSTGVPKQKREGPCVGTKGFRAPEVLLRSLHQGPKVDVWSAGVTLLYLMIGRTPFTGDPEQNIKDIVKLKGSEDLWEVAKLHDRDSSFPVELFDIKFLPSMELQSWCKTHTKRPEFFKLIPRSLFDLVEKCLTVNPRLRLSADEALRHEFFVSCHESLRKQRMLRKGLS; encoded by the exons ATGCTAAATCCTCACCTCTCAATCTCAGGACCACACCGCAGACTCACCACACCAGTCATAGAAAAATCTTGGCAACTTCTACCAATTCTTTTTCGCAACAGCGTCCCGGCTCGTCCCGAAGAAGAACGCTCTTCGAAACGCGTGCTCTTCGATGCACCGCCGGACTTCGTTCGGTACCTATGTTCGATCCCCGGTTTTCCGATTCGTCCATTGGAAAACGGATTCGTTACGGTTTCCATGGCAGCGGCCTCGACGTTGTTTCGGGAGTTTGCTGCCATGGCGGTTTTTGGCGGGAAAGTTTCGAGGTTTGGAATTAGGTTTTTGGAGTCAGATAGAGTGTGGGATAGTAATGTGAAAACTTACTTTAGAAAACGGAAGAGAGCGGAATTAGATGGACTTGTAGCGTCAATGGCTAAAAGGAGATCATCTTCTTCAATCTCTGGAAATG gtgaaaatattatgatcaGAAACATGAATTCATTGAAAGCTATCTTGCCTCCCTCAAAAGTTGAATTGGGAGTTTTAAATAAAGAGACAGCCATATCCCCTGTGCTTCTGGGCTCTTCTTCCAACTTTCTGAGTACAACAGATCTTGAACACAAAGAAGGTAAAAATGATGTTGGGATAGAGATTATTATGTGTAAAGAGATCCCAGGACCTGTGAATACATTCAAATTCTGTAATGGATTGTTCAAAACCGAAACAGGTTCAAATACTCTGAAGCCAATGCAAGTAGAGAGCATTACCGAATACATTCCTGATCTAAACCTAGCTCCCCCAATTAGCTTTCAAGATCCATTACTATGTGAAGAAGCCCTGATCAGTGACATTAGATTTAGATTTCAACCGGGTTACACAACCACAATTTTCCAAGAAGAAGATAGGCAATGCAATGTTTCTCCAACAGTGGCTGGCAAGTATGATATTCATCCTTGCGATGTTTCAATGAGCCAACCAAAAGAAGATGCAGAGGCCCAAGTGAAAATTAGCAGAAAGGAAGGATGCACTAATTTTAGTGCAAAAGGAGATTTGCAAAACCTAATCCCATCAGAAAAGACAAATGTTACTCATGATGCACCGGTGAACTGCTTGGAGTTGAGAAATGTGATGGACAATATCACCTCAGACAAAGATCAGACGGTAAAAAAGGTGGAGACTCAGGCCACCTTTCCTATTGTTGAGCGTTGTTCCACTCAGAAAGTGCTGGCAAAATCCTCTTGCAGATTGAAGGGCTTGCGCAAGAATGCTGTACCTCCAGAACCACAAGTTGTCATGGAGTCATTAGACCATAATAAAGTTGTTATTACTCCCAAGCAGCAGGATCAGTGTAAAAGTGGTCAGAAATTTATGGAGAAGAATTTAAAGCAAAATCGTAACAAGAACATGCGTGATAAAGAAAACATGGTTGATGCTACTAACTCTATAACTTCAACT TTGGAGGAAAAAACATTCCCACACTTTGAATCTTTCATAATCGAGGAAGAAGAAGGTTCAG GTGGTTATGGCACTGTTTACAGGGCTCGGAGAAAGAATGATGGGAAAATGTTTGCTATTAAAT GTCCCCATGCCAATGCCCATAAACACCATGTTAATAATGAGCTCAAAATGCTGGAGCGTTTTGG GGGTAGAAACTTCATCATAAAGTTTGAAGGGTCTTTCCAAAGTGGCAACAGCAACTGCTTTGTTTTGGAGCATGTTCAGCATGACAGACCTGAG GGAGTGATTCACAGAGATGTTAAGCCTGGGAACTTCCTCTTCTCTCGGAAGCTAAATAAAGGCTATCTCATTGATTTCAATCTTGCCATG gATTTACAGAGCAAGTACACTATTGGAA GtaaatcaaaatcaagtcaTAATGTTTCTATTGATCATGTTCCTCTCCCTCATTCAAAATCTGCTCCATCAATTAAAGATGATAAACTTGTGAGAGGAAATTTTATAGCTGCCAAACAAGGGGTGTCAGTTAATTCCAAGCCCACACATGAACCTAATAAGAACATGATGAAACGGGCTATTGGTGGTCCCTTAAAGAACTATCGTGATCTTCCTGTTGGAAATTTGTTTAAAAGCCAAGGTGCAGATGGCTCAGGTATAACCTCCACAAAGGATGCAACAAGCACCAGGACTCCTTCCACAGAGAGGCTGAGGGAACCTCTTCCTTTCCTGGGAAGGAAAGAGCTGATCAGCCTGGTGCGAGATGCAGTGCAAAGTCCTGGTTCTCAAAGGGAAAGAGCCGCTGCTCCTCCAGACAAGATTGACAGTAAAATTGCTTATCTGAGCCCAATGCCTCTGCAATCTGCTGGTGTTGGGTTACTGAAAAGCACAG GGgttccaaaacaaaaaagagaaggcCCTTGTGTTGGAACCAAGGGATTTCGTGCTCCAGAG GTCCTGTTAAGATCTCTGCATCAAGGTCCCAAGGTTGATGTCTGGTCAGCTGGAGTTACCCTACTTTACCTGATGATTGGAAGAACTCCCTTTACTGGAGACCCAGAACA GAATATAAAAGACATTGTAAAGTTAAAGGGCAGTGAAGATTTATGGGAAGTTGCCAAACTGCATGACCGTGATTCCTCATTTCCAGTG GAGTTATTTGACATAAAGTTCTTACCATCCATGGAACTGCAAAGTTGGTGCAAAACTCATACGAAGAGGCCAGAGTTTTTTAAGCTCATTCCCAGATCCCTCTTTGATCTTGTGGAGAAGTGCCTGACTGTAAACCCAAGACTTAGACTCAGTGCAGACGAAGCCCTCAGGCATGAGTTCTTTGTCTCATGCCATGAGAGTTTGAGGAAGCAGAGGATGCTCAGGAAAGGGCTCAGTTAG
- the LOC126723237 gene encoding uncharacterized protein LOC126723237 isoform X3: MIRNMNSLKAILPPSKVELGVLNKETAISPVLLGSSSNFLSTTDLEHKEGKNDVGIEIIMCKEIPGPVNTFKFCNGLFKTETGSNTLKPMQVESITEYIPDLNLAPPISFQDPLLCEEALISDIRFRFQPGYTTTIFQEEDRQCNVSPTVAGKYDIHPCDVSMSQPKEDAEAQVKISRKEGCTNFSAKGDLQNLIPSEKTNVTHDAPVNCLELRNVMDNITSDKDQTVKKVETQATFPIVERCSTQKVLAKSSCRLKGLRKNAVPPEPQVVMESLDHNKVVITPKQQDQCKSGQKFMEKNLKQNRNKNMRDKENMVDATNSITSTLEEKTFPHFESFIIEEEEGSGGYGTVYRARRKNDGKMFAIKCPHANAHKHHVNNELKMLERFGGRNFIIKFEGSFQSGNSNCFVLEHVQHDRPEVLKKDIDVYQLQWYGYCLFRALACLHKQGVIHRDVKPGNFLFSRKLNKGYLIDFNLAMDLQSKYTIGSKSKSSHNVSIDHVPLPHSKSAPSIKDDKLVRGNFIAAKQGVSVNSKPTHEPNKNMMKRAIGGPLKNYRDLPVGNLFKSQGADGSGITSTKDATSTRTPSTERLREPLPFLGRKELISLVRDAVQSPGSQRERAAAPPDKIDSKIAYLSPMPLQSAGVGLLKSTGVPKQKREGPCVGTKGFRAPEVLLRSLHQGPKVDVWSAGVTLLYLMIGRTPFTGDPEQNIKDIVKLKGSEDLWEVAKLHDRDSSFPVELFDIKFLPSMELQSWCKTHTKRPEFFKLIPRSLFDLVEKCLTVNPRLRLSADEALRHEFFVSCHESLRKQRMLRKGLS; the protein is encoded by the exons atgatcaGAAACATGAATTCATTGAAAGCTATCTTGCCTCCCTCAAAAGTTGAATTGGGAGTTTTAAATAAAGAGACAGCCATATCCCCTGTGCTTCTGGGCTCTTCTTCCAACTTTCTGAGTACAACAGATCTTGAACACAAAGAAGGTAAAAATGATGTTGGGATAGAGATTATTATGTGTAAAGAGATCCCAGGACCTGTGAATACATTCAAATTCTGTAATGGATTGTTCAAAACCGAAACAGGTTCAAATACTCTGAAGCCAATGCAAGTAGAGAGCATTACCGAATACATTCCTGATCTAAACCTAGCTCCCCCAATTAGCTTTCAAGATCCATTACTATGTGAAGAAGCCCTGATCAGTGACATTAGATTTAGATTTCAACCGGGTTACACAACCACAATTTTCCAAGAAGAAGATAGGCAATGCAATGTTTCTCCAACAGTGGCTGGCAAGTATGATATTCATCCTTGCGATGTTTCAATGAGCCAACCAAAAGAAGATGCAGAGGCCCAAGTGAAAATTAGCAGAAAGGAAGGATGCACTAATTTTAGTGCAAAAGGAGATTTGCAAAACCTAATCCCATCAGAAAAGACAAATGTTACTCATGATGCACCGGTGAACTGCTTGGAGTTGAGAAATGTGATGGACAATATCACCTCAGACAAAGATCAGACGGTAAAAAAGGTGGAGACTCAGGCCACCTTTCCTATTGTTGAGCGTTGTTCCACTCAGAAAGTGCTGGCAAAATCCTCTTGCAGATTGAAGGGCTTGCGCAAGAATGCTGTACCTCCAGAACCACAAGTTGTCATGGAGTCATTAGACCATAATAAAGTTGTTATTACTCCCAAGCAGCAGGATCAGTGTAAAAGTGGTCAGAAATTTATGGAGAAGAATTTAAAGCAAAATCGTAACAAGAACATGCGTGATAAAGAAAACATGGTTGATGCTACTAACTCTATAACTTCAACT TTGGAGGAAAAAACATTCCCACACTTTGAATCTTTCATAATCGAGGAAGAAGAAGGTTCAG GTGGTTATGGCACTGTTTACAGGGCTCGGAGAAAGAATGATGGGAAAATGTTTGCTATTAAAT GTCCCCATGCCAATGCCCATAAACACCATGTTAATAATGAGCTCAAAATGCTGGAGCGTTTTGG GGGTAGAAACTTCATCATAAAGTTTGAAGGGTCTTTCCAAAGTGGCAACAGCAACTGCTTTGTTTTGGAGCATGTTCAGCATGACAGACCTGAG GTTTTGAAGAAAGACATAGATGTATATCAGCTCCAGTGGTATGGTTATTGTCTGTTTAGGGCCCTTGCATGTTTGCATAAGCAG GGAGTGATTCACAGAGATGTTAAGCCTGGGAACTTCCTCTTCTCTCGGAAGCTAAATAAAGGCTATCTCATTGATTTCAATCTTGCCATG gATTTACAGAGCAAGTACACTATTGGAA GtaaatcaaaatcaagtcaTAATGTTTCTATTGATCATGTTCCTCTCCCTCATTCAAAATCTGCTCCATCAATTAAAGATGATAAACTTGTGAGAGGAAATTTTATAGCTGCCAAACAAGGGGTGTCAGTTAATTCCAAGCCCACACATGAACCTAATAAGAACATGATGAAACGGGCTATTGGTGGTCCCTTAAAGAACTATCGTGATCTTCCTGTTGGAAATTTGTTTAAAAGCCAAGGTGCAGATGGCTCAGGTATAACCTCCACAAAGGATGCAACAAGCACCAGGACTCCTTCCACAGAGAGGCTGAGGGAACCTCTTCCTTTCCTGGGAAGGAAAGAGCTGATCAGCCTGGTGCGAGATGCAGTGCAAAGTCCTGGTTCTCAAAGGGAAAGAGCCGCTGCTCCTCCAGACAAGATTGACAGTAAAATTGCTTATCTGAGCCCAATGCCTCTGCAATCTGCTGGTGTTGGGTTACTGAAAAGCACAG GGgttccaaaacaaaaaagagaaggcCCTTGTGTTGGAACCAAGGGATTTCGTGCTCCAGAG GTCCTGTTAAGATCTCTGCATCAAGGTCCCAAGGTTGATGTCTGGTCAGCTGGAGTTACCCTACTTTACCTGATGATTGGAAGAACTCCCTTTACTGGAGACCCAGAACA GAATATAAAAGACATTGTAAAGTTAAAGGGCAGTGAAGATTTATGGGAAGTTGCCAAACTGCATGACCGTGATTCCTCATTTCCAGTG GAGTTATTTGACATAAAGTTCTTACCATCCATGGAACTGCAAAGTTGGTGCAAAACTCATACGAAGAGGCCAGAGTTTTTTAAGCTCATTCCCAGATCCCTCTTTGATCTTGTGGAGAAGTGCCTGACTGTAAACCCAAGACTTAGACTCAGTGCAGACGAAGCCCTCAGGCATGAGTTCTTTGTCTCATGCCATGAGAGTTTGAGGAAGCAGAGGATGCTCAGGAAAGGGCTCAGTTAG
- the LOC126723238 gene encoding uncharacterized protein LOC126723238, translated as MQSTTLHLCKTLTSTNHHDQVGFHHSLSTPQTLFASNLPTPRSPRSLIITQTHKPHPQNNYTTSKAVKGKKDNVWSVDNELAQKDKEKTTKRRPKGKRMVRRKRTKAGAGGSVLVSSAMLVEVETVLQTQEPVIRPMWNTFASSVSGIWKGVGAVFSPITAEMEPIDIGNKSENLYDCYTLSHIEAEPSSSGGTTSQIHRKINWVTLNPYGEKPRHIGGSDRSKEEHEAGRASSPAKEMTHEIVPSHVLPKFGSFDFKTSDVMDEDVMGSEPGLVFFEDGSYSRGPIDIPIGEVDDSNYYLSPTFKFEQCLVKGCHKRLRIIHTIEFNNGGSDIQIMRIAVYEEEWVSPASLPDQSEPDFDLKPFSQRKRTQPSELTGSWKVFEVSATPVFGEEMVVEESNGTPYVYLCTETLKKRSLPENPVYFGEEEMLDMQDATVLWLPGGITGYVDVSKEGNLCIGVGWYSDEGINLVMERDYGVDGKLKEVRSKTEVKRRWSDPLPM; from the exons aTGCAATCAACAACTCTTCACCTCTGCAAAACACTAACCAGCACAAACCATCACGACCAGGTGGGGTTCCATCACAGCCTTTCAACCCCACAAACCCTTTTCGCATCCAATCTCCCAACCCCAAGAAGCCCCAGAAGCCTCATAATCACTCAGACCCACAAACCCCACCCCCAAAACAATTACACCACCTCTAAGGCTGTGAAGGGCAAGAAGGACAATGTGTGGAGCGTGGACAATGAGCTTGCTCAGAAAGACAAAGAGAAAACCACTAAAAGGAGGCCAAAGGGGAAGAGAATGGTCAGGAGGAAGAGAACTAAGGCTGGTGCTGGTGGTAGCGTCTTGGTCTCTAGTGCTATGCTAGTGGAGGTTGAGACTGTTCTTCAAACTCAG GAACCTGTAATAAGGCCAATGTGGAATACATTTGCTAGTAGTGTGAGTGGGATATGGAAGGGGGTGGGAGCAGTATTCTCACCAATAACTGCCGAAATGGAGCCAATTGACATTGGAAACAAGAGTGAAAACTTATATGATTGCTATACTCTTTCTCACATTGAGGCAGAGCCATCCTCTTCTGGAGGAACAACATCTCAAATCCATAGGAAGATAAATTGGGTGACTTTGAATCCTTACGGCGAAAAACCAAGGCATATTGGTGGAAGTGATAGAAGCAAAGAAGAGCATGAAGCTGGGCGTGCATCTTCACCCGCTAAAGAAATGACTCATGAGATTGTACCAAGTCATGTTTTGCCAAAATTTGGGTCTTTTGACTTTAAAACAAGTGATGTGATGGATGAAGATGTCATGGGCAGTGAACCTGGTCTTGTTTTCTTCGAG GATGGATCATATTCTAGGGGTCCTATTGATATACCAATTGGTGAAGTTGATGATTCCAATTATTACCTTTCTCCAACTTTTAAATTTGAACAA TGTTTGGTTAAAGGTTGCCACAAAAGACTCAGGATCATCCATACAATAGAATTTAATAATGGTGGTTCAGATATACAGATAATGAGAATTGCTGTTTATGAAGAAGAGTGGGTCAGTCCTGCTAGTCTTCCTGACCAAAG TGAACCAGACTTTGATTTGAAGCCATTTTCTCAGCGGAAGCGAACCCAGCCATCGGAGCTGACTGGTTCCTGGAAGGTGTTTGAGGTTAGTGCTACTCCAGTATTTGGTGAGGAGATGGTGGTGGAAGAAAGCAATGGCACCCCATATGTTTACCTTTGCACAGAAACTTTAAAGAAGAGGAGCTTGCCTGAAAATCCAGTCTACTTTGGGGAGGAAGAGATGCTGGACATGCAGGATGCGACTGTCCTTTGGCTTCCGGGTGGCATCACGGGCTATGTTGATGTAAGCAAGGAAGGAAACCTTTGTATTGGAGTTGGATGGTACTCAGATGAAGGAATAAATCTTGTTATGGAGAGAGATTATGGGGTAGATGGGAAGCTGAAGGAAGTTCGATCAAAAACAGAGGTAAAGAGAAGGTGGTCTGACCCGCTCCCTATGTAA
- the LOC126723237 gene encoding uncharacterized protein LOC126723237 isoform X1, with product MLNPHLSISGPHRRLTTPVIEKSWQLLPILFRNSVPARPEEERSSKRVLFDAPPDFVRYLCSIPGFPIRPLENGFVTVSMAAASTLFREFAAMAVFGGKVSRFGIRFLESDRVWDSNVKTYFRKRKRAELDGLVASMAKRRSSSSISGNGENIMIRNMNSLKAILPPSKVELGVLNKETAISPVLLGSSSNFLSTTDLEHKEGKNDVGIEIIMCKEIPGPVNTFKFCNGLFKTETGSNTLKPMQVESITEYIPDLNLAPPISFQDPLLCEEALISDIRFRFQPGYTTTIFQEEDRQCNVSPTVAGKYDIHPCDVSMSQPKEDAEAQVKISRKEGCTNFSAKGDLQNLIPSEKTNVTHDAPVNCLELRNVMDNITSDKDQTVKKVETQATFPIVERCSTQKVLAKSSCRLKGLRKNAVPPEPQVVMESLDHNKVVITPKQQDQCKSGQKFMEKNLKQNRNKNMRDKENMVDATNSITSTLEEKTFPHFESFIIEEEEGSGGYGTVYRARRKNDGKMFAIKCPHANAHKHHVNNELKMLERFGGRNFIIKFEGSFQSGNSNCFVLEHVQHDRPEVLKKDIDVYQLQWYGYCLFRALACLHKQGVIHRDVKPGNFLFSRKLNKGYLIDFNLAMDLQSKYTIGSKSKSSHNVSIDHVPLPHSKSAPSIKDDKLVRGNFIAAKQGVSVNSKPTHEPNKNMMKRAIGGPLKNYRDLPVGNLFKSQGADGSGITSTKDATSTRTPSTERLREPLPFLGRKELISLVRDAVQSPGSQRERAAAPPDKIDSKIAYLSPMPLQSAGVGLLKSTGVPKQKREGPCVGTKGFRAPEVLLRSLHQGPKVDVWSAGVTLLYLMIGRTPFTGDPEQNIKDIVKLKGSEDLWEVAKLHDRDSSFPVELFDIKFLPSMELQSWCKTHTKRPEFFKLIPRSLFDLVEKCLTVNPRLRLSADEALRHEFFVSCHESLRKQRMLRKGLS from the exons ATGCTAAATCCTCACCTCTCAATCTCAGGACCACACCGCAGACTCACCACACCAGTCATAGAAAAATCTTGGCAACTTCTACCAATTCTTTTTCGCAACAGCGTCCCGGCTCGTCCCGAAGAAGAACGCTCTTCGAAACGCGTGCTCTTCGATGCACCGCCGGACTTCGTTCGGTACCTATGTTCGATCCCCGGTTTTCCGATTCGTCCATTGGAAAACGGATTCGTTACGGTTTCCATGGCAGCGGCCTCGACGTTGTTTCGGGAGTTTGCTGCCATGGCGGTTTTTGGCGGGAAAGTTTCGAGGTTTGGAATTAGGTTTTTGGAGTCAGATAGAGTGTGGGATAGTAATGTGAAAACTTACTTTAGAAAACGGAAGAGAGCGGAATTAGATGGACTTGTAGCGTCAATGGCTAAAAGGAGATCATCTTCTTCAATCTCTGGAAATG gtgaaaatattatgatcaGAAACATGAATTCATTGAAAGCTATCTTGCCTCCCTCAAAAGTTGAATTGGGAGTTTTAAATAAAGAGACAGCCATATCCCCTGTGCTTCTGGGCTCTTCTTCCAACTTTCTGAGTACAACAGATCTTGAACACAAAGAAGGTAAAAATGATGTTGGGATAGAGATTATTATGTGTAAAGAGATCCCAGGACCTGTGAATACATTCAAATTCTGTAATGGATTGTTCAAAACCGAAACAGGTTCAAATACTCTGAAGCCAATGCAAGTAGAGAGCATTACCGAATACATTCCTGATCTAAACCTAGCTCCCCCAATTAGCTTTCAAGATCCATTACTATGTGAAGAAGCCCTGATCAGTGACATTAGATTTAGATTTCAACCGGGTTACACAACCACAATTTTCCAAGAAGAAGATAGGCAATGCAATGTTTCTCCAACAGTGGCTGGCAAGTATGATATTCATCCTTGCGATGTTTCAATGAGCCAACCAAAAGAAGATGCAGAGGCCCAAGTGAAAATTAGCAGAAAGGAAGGATGCACTAATTTTAGTGCAAAAGGAGATTTGCAAAACCTAATCCCATCAGAAAAGACAAATGTTACTCATGATGCACCGGTGAACTGCTTGGAGTTGAGAAATGTGATGGACAATATCACCTCAGACAAAGATCAGACGGTAAAAAAGGTGGAGACTCAGGCCACCTTTCCTATTGTTGAGCGTTGTTCCACTCAGAAAGTGCTGGCAAAATCCTCTTGCAGATTGAAGGGCTTGCGCAAGAATGCTGTACCTCCAGAACCACAAGTTGTCATGGAGTCATTAGACCATAATAAAGTTGTTATTACTCCCAAGCAGCAGGATCAGTGTAAAAGTGGTCAGAAATTTATGGAGAAGAATTTAAAGCAAAATCGTAACAAGAACATGCGTGATAAAGAAAACATGGTTGATGCTACTAACTCTATAACTTCAACT TTGGAGGAAAAAACATTCCCACACTTTGAATCTTTCATAATCGAGGAAGAAGAAGGTTCAG GTGGTTATGGCACTGTTTACAGGGCTCGGAGAAAGAATGATGGGAAAATGTTTGCTATTAAAT GTCCCCATGCCAATGCCCATAAACACCATGTTAATAATGAGCTCAAAATGCTGGAGCGTTTTGG GGGTAGAAACTTCATCATAAAGTTTGAAGGGTCTTTCCAAAGTGGCAACAGCAACTGCTTTGTTTTGGAGCATGTTCAGCATGACAGACCTGAG GTTTTGAAGAAAGACATAGATGTATATCAGCTCCAGTGGTATGGTTATTGTCTGTTTAGGGCCCTTGCATGTTTGCATAAGCAG GGAGTGATTCACAGAGATGTTAAGCCTGGGAACTTCCTCTTCTCTCGGAAGCTAAATAAAGGCTATCTCATTGATTTCAATCTTGCCATG gATTTACAGAGCAAGTACACTATTGGAA GtaaatcaaaatcaagtcaTAATGTTTCTATTGATCATGTTCCTCTCCCTCATTCAAAATCTGCTCCATCAATTAAAGATGATAAACTTGTGAGAGGAAATTTTATAGCTGCCAAACAAGGGGTGTCAGTTAATTCCAAGCCCACACATGAACCTAATAAGAACATGATGAAACGGGCTATTGGTGGTCCCTTAAAGAACTATCGTGATCTTCCTGTTGGAAATTTGTTTAAAAGCCAAGGTGCAGATGGCTCAGGTATAACCTCCACAAAGGATGCAACAAGCACCAGGACTCCTTCCACAGAGAGGCTGAGGGAACCTCTTCCTTTCCTGGGAAGGAAAGAGCTGATCAGCCTGGTGCGAGATGCAGTGCAAAGTCCTGGTTCTCAAAGGGAAAGAGCCGCTGCTCCTCCAGACAAGATTGACAGTAAAATTGCTTATCTGAGCCCAATGCCTCTGCAATCTGCTGGTGTTGGGTTACTGAAAAGCACAG GGgttccaaaacaaaaaagagaaggcCCTTGTGTTGGAACCAAGGGATTTCGTGCTCCAGAG GTCCTGTTAAGATCTCTGCATCAAGGTCCCAAGGTTGATGTCTGGTCAGCTGGAGTTACCCTACTTTACCTGATGATTGGAAGAACTCCCTTTACTGGAGACCCAGAACA GAATATAAAAGACATTGTAAAGTTAAAGGGCAGTGAAGATTTATGGGAAGTTGCCAAACTGCATGACCGTGATTCCTCATTTCCAGTG GAGTTATTTGACATAAAGTTCTTACCATCCATGGAACTGCAAAGTTGGTGCAAAACTCATACGAAGAGGCCAGAGTTTTTTAAGCTCATTCCCAGATCCCTCTTTGATCTTGTGGAGAAGTGCCTGACTGTAAACCCAAGACTTAGACTCAGTGCAGACGAAGCCCTCAGGCATGAGTTCTTTGTCTCATGCCATGAGAGTTTGAGGAAGCAGAGGATGCTCAGGAAAGGGCTCAGTTAG